CAGCAGAACTACATCCAGAGCTTGAAAAAGTGTATAAGTCATGTACCAAAGACAAGTTTGTTTACCTCGTATCGCAACGAGACATGGCAAAAATCAACTACAAATCATGAATAACCCAAACATTTGGTTCAATGTATATTCCGATATCCTCTTCTTTATTGATGGTTACAGGATTCAATCCGCCTTTAACAAGATATTGGCCAGTTTGAGGCAATGGATGGCCGAGCCATTGTTCCCACTGAGCAATATTCGCTGTGATCATACGTGATTGCTGGCATGGATAAGCTATTTTTCCTCCCAGTTGTGCATGAACTCTTAACCAAGGATCAAAAATAGTATTATCCACTCTTTTCCACTTCAAATAATCCTCTATGGAAATAAGAGGGTAGTTTTCTTTTTGGCTAGGTCTGGCTGGCACTATCAGAGCTTTATGTTGAGCCTCGTGTGCACTTGCTTTTAACCGATTCAATAAGAGTTTGCTTAACCCAAGTCTTTGGTATGCTGGATTCACAGTCACTGATACAGCAGCAAGATAATTTGATGGGTTGGGTATTGTAGATTCCAGATAAGACAGGACCCAATTTAATCCTTCTTGTGGCAAATTATCCAGTGATTGATCAAATGCCACAGGCAAGGAATTAATAATCGCAACTACCTCACCATTATAGTGAGATAGCCACTGATATAAAGGATAATGACTGTACAACTTAAGAATATGATCTTTTTTAATGCGTTGATAATCAGGCCAAATCTTTTGCCGCAAATGTAGAATTTTCTCTATCCAGTTTTCTTGTATCTTGCCGGTTAGCCATGTGAGTTTATTGAGCATGAGTTTGTACCCAAAGGTGTTCCTTTGCGTTAATTAAACCAGACCACCAATCTTCCATTATATCGATCGCCGCATACGCGCCATTCAATATTTCTTTTTCTTGGAGAAAAATATTGGGATCAATCTGCTCTTGGGCAAAAGTATGATCCATAAATTTGCCTAACTCATCTTTATGCGCCTGTTCTACTCCATCCAGGTGTAAATCATGGAATTGCTTGATGCGAGAATTCTCAAAATCCAAACCTTTTCTTTGGCAAAGCTCCGCGCCTATTTTTTTAAATAAAATATGCTCAAAAATCGCAGCTGTTTCAGTGGCGTACATGACACCAAGGGTTTTGGATGCATTAATTCCAGTCAAAGTTTCAAGACTCATAAAGAACTGTCTGGTTGCCACATACGGAATCCTGTTTGTTACATCCAGCCCCATTTTTTTTAGTGCATGTCGATACATTTGAGCATGATTTTTTTCTTCATTATAGTTAGCGAGTAATTCTTCGGAAACTCCGGGATCAGAAAGTGACTTTGTTTGGATATGAGAATTCATTAAAAAACGAGTATTGTTTAACGAAAACTGATAATGCTCCATTGTTAACCATTCAAGATAACTCGTCGAAAATTTTTTTAGGTCGCTAAAATAATTTAAAATTTCGGTAGTAAATTGGTTGTTTCTCTTATCCATGTATTCTCTTATCATGAAGCCTCCAGCAAGTATTAAAATCAATTCACTCATTGGGTTTACCATAACTATAAAGATCATATAATAAAAATATTATTTTATAATTATCTTGATAATTTTTAATTATGATAAATTTTTCACAGATCCAGGTATTTATCACAATTGTTGAATCGGGTGGATTTATTGCTGCTGGAGAAAAGATGCACCGTTCACAACCAGCAATAACTAATGCCATAAAAAAATTGGAATCCAGTTTGGGTTTTGAACTGTTTGATAGAGGAGTATACCGCCCACAACTCACCGCGAAAGGTAAAGCTTTTTATCAAAAAGCAAGAGAAGTGGTCGCTCAATTTATTCAATTGGAGAATAGTGCTGAAACATTGAGATCCGGAGTAGAAACACAATTTTCTATAGATCTCGATATTGCTTTACCCTTGGCAGTATATGCTCCGCTTATTCAATCTTTCATAAGACACTATCCCGAAACCTGTTTTTCACTAAGTAACAATACTTTTGTTCGATGTCTTGAGCGTCTGGAAAGAAGAGAGTGTCATTTATGTATAGCTGCAAGCCATATTCGCTCTCCGCAGATAGAATATTTGCGCATGCCTTCCATACGAATGATTCCTGTTGCGAGTAGGGACTATTATGAACAGCATAAAGAACAAATAAATAATCCCAAACTGGGAATATACTGCATGCAAATTATGATAGCTGGCACGCAACAGGAATTATATCAACTCAATATTGATCCATTAAGTAATTCCATGCCCAAATGGTTAGTGGGTGATATGTATATTCGTAAACAACTTATTTTATCGGGTATGGGTATTGGCCGTTTACCTGATCATCTAGTTAAAAAGGAGTTGGCAGAGGGCTCTTTGGTTCAGTTAAATACTAAGGATTATGTAGCGGTTACTATGGATATCTATGCTATGCGGTTAAATAATCAAGAGCACGGCATTGTCTCCAATTATGCCTGGCAATCACTAAAAAATTATGCTGATGACACAGCATCTCTCGATTTGGAATAACCAATCTTTATGTTTGTTTATTAAAACAAGTGGTTTGGTGGATCGAATGTTTGAAAAGCAGGAATTAGTTCATTGACATAAAAGCAAGATACGCCTAAATTTAAATCAAAAAGACATAAAATTGATCCATGGTTGGATATTATAATGATTGATTTTAAAATAAACTCCCAGCCCGATGATGAGTCTTGCGGCCCAACCTGTTTGCATGCCATATACCAATATTATGGCTTGGATATTAGTTATGAAGAGGTGGCGACCCAGGTAGAGCGTTCTTTATCTGGTGGAACATTGGCTCCTATGCTTGGCAAACACGCCTTGCAATTAGGGTTTAACGCCACTCTTTATGTGAATAATTTAGTATTGTATGATCCTACGTGGTTTAATAGCGATGGCTCATCAAATACTAACGTTCTCAGAGAAATGCTCATGCAACAAATGAGGTATAAACGTAACCAGTATCTTGCTCGCGGAACACACGCAGTGCTTGATTTTCTGACTTTGGGGGGCGCTATATATTTTCGTTGCTTGACTGCAGAAATTTTAAAGGAATATTTTGCCAGGCAAATTCCCATATTGGCCGGGCTTAGCTCTACCTATCTGTATAACTGCAGTCGGGAAATATTCAATAATGAAGGCAAATCCAGGAGTGATAATATCCGCGGTCAACCGTGCGGGCATTTCGTTGTTTTATGTGGATACAATCAAAAGCATCGTTTAGTGGTGGTTGCCGATCCTTACAAAACGAATCCTGTATCTGGAGATCACTATTACAATGTGTCCATCCATAGATTGATTAATGCAATCATGCTAGGGGTAGTGACGCGTGATGGTAATTTATTAATTATTGAACCGAAAAACGCGTAGACGAGTTTTTACTTTTAAACGCTTATCACAAACCCGTGCCTGGTACTGAAAACCATGAATCTCATACACTCCTTCGTTCCAGCTACCTTTACGAACAGCTATTGCCCTGCAGCCAAAACAAAATAAATGATTCTGTCTTTCCCGGTACAAGGGTTTCGAATATATGTGGTGTTAACTGAAGTTTATAAAAAAGAGCCATGCAAAGGGTT
Above is a genomic segment from Legionella pneumophila subsp. pascullei containing:
- a CDS encoding C39 family peptidase produces the protein MIDFKINSQPDDESCGPTCLHAIYQYYGLDISYEEVATQVERSLSGGTLAPMLGKHALQLGFNATLYVNNLVLYDPTWFNSDGSSNTNVLREMLMQQMRYKRNQYLARGTHAVLDFLTLGGAIYFRCLTAEILKEYFARQIPILAGLSSTYLYNCSREIFNNEGKSRSDNIRGQPCGHFVVLCGYNQKHRLVVVADPYKTNPVSGDHYYNVSIHRLINAIMLGVVTRDGNLLIIEPKNA
- a CDS encoding LysR family transcriptional regulator, with the protein product MINFSQIQVFITIVESGGFIAAGEKMHRSQPAITNAIKKLESSLGFELFDRGVYRPQLTAKGKAFYQKAREVVAQFIQLENSAETLRSGVETQFSIDLDIALPLAVYAPLIQSFIRHYPETCFSLSNNTFVRCLERLERRECHLCIAASHIRSPQIEYLRMPSIRMIPVASRDYYEQHKEQINNPKLGIYCMQIMIAGTQQELYQLNIDPLSNSMPKWLVGDMYIRKQLILSGMGIGRLPDHLVKKELAEGSLVQLNTKDYVAVTMDIYAMRLNNQEHGIVSNYAWQSLKNYADDTASLDLE
- a CDS encoding DUF3865 domain-containing protein, which gives rise to MIREYMDKRNNQFTTEILNYFSDLKKFSTSYLEWLTMEHYQFSLNNTRFLMNSHIQTKSLSDPGVSEELLANYNEEKNHAQMYRHALKKMGLDVTNRIPYVATRQFFMSLETLTGINASKTLGVMYATETAAIFEHILFKKIGAELCQRKGLDFENSRIKQFHDLHLDGVEQAHKDELGKFMDHTFAQEQIDPNIFLQEKEILNGAYAAIDIMEDWWSGLINAKEHLWVQTHAQ
- a CDS encoding transferase, with amino-acid sequence MLNKLTWLTGKIQENWIEKILHLRQKIWPDYQRIKKDHILKLYSHYPLYQWLSHYNGEVVAIINSLPVAFDQSLDNLPQEGLNWVLSYLESTIPNPSNYLAAVSVTVNPAYQRLGLSKLLLNRLKASAHEAQHKALIVPARPSQKENYPLISIEDYLKWKRVDNTIFDPWLRVHAQLGGKIAYPCQQSRMITANIAQWEQWLGHPLPQTGQYLVKGGLNPVTINKEEDIGIYIEPNVWVIHDL